The Bacteroidota bacterium genomic interval GCGAAGCGTACAGTGAGAAAGTAAGATATTATAAGTTATTAATAAGAGATAAAATGCAAGACATTATCACAGATGACAATGTTAGCGACCTTTTATCTCTATTGTTCTTATTTAAGATTTATAAAGATAGATATAGAATTTTTTATAGTAAGAAGAAGCAAAGAAAATTTATTTTTCTTTTAGATAATTTGGATGATTATTTAAAAAATGATGATATTAACTTCTATCAGTATCCACAGTTTTATTTATCAAAATTTGTAATTCAGGTTGCAAAAGAGCCCATTGTTAGCAGCACTTTTAGTGATACTCTGAAGAAGTTTTTGCAAGTTAGTGAAGATGAAATTTTTGACTGGAATTTCTCATTCCAAAGAAATTTTAGTTTAGGTTATGCTTTACGAACTTCAAATTTCTTAGCATTTTCCAGCATTCAAAAAGAATTATTATATAATATTAGTGACAGTCAAGAGAAGTACACACCTCAATGTATGATAGACATTAATTATTTTAGAATGAATTCAACGAATTTCACAAGTGAGATTCTGAATAAAAGATTAGTCTTCACCAATGAGCTATTCAATATTTTGAATATAGAACTACCAAAAGGTTATCAATTCCTTATGTTATTAACACAAATTGACAGCTATAAGTCACTTGAAGATAAAACAAGAAGCATTTTTAGCCTTTGGAATGGTGATAAAAAAGCACTTTTCGATAGTTTAATTGAACAATGGTTTTTATTAATTTCTGATGATTATTTGAGCTTTGAAAACGAAATGATTAATTGTTATGAAGCAAATCATCATAATAATAAATATTTGCTAAAAGGCATCTACATATATTTATTTCTTTCTCTATTAGAAAAGAATACAAAAGCAAAAAACAAATTACTTAATATTATCTTTAAATATAGAAGAGAAAATAAAAAAGGAAAGAGTATTAGACGGTTTATGCTAAATTATGTTATTAATGAATCCGAAGATAAAGATAAACCTTTATTTATAAAAGACATTGTATCAAAAGGTGTGGGTTTATTTGACCTTTTAAATTCAACTAATAATTTCATTTCAAAAATTAACAAAAAAGAAGGAAAACAAATATATTCAAATGATAGTATTAAAGATTTTATAACAGATTCATACACAGAAAAGATTGACTACTTTGCACAGTTACTGACTATTTATAAGTCGCAAATTATTGATATTAACGGTAAAGAAGCAAATACACTCTATTATAATTTAGAGAAAGAACTTGATGATTTTCACACAAAATCTTTTGAAGAAAATAACAAAACGCTAAACAAAATAAGATTATTCAATAATAATAATGCTGCTTTTATTTCAGGGGAATTAATGTCTAACTTTGAATTGTTTTCTTTTTCTTTATCACACGATGAATCTCATAAAAATCTTTCCATTATTAAACCGCTTTTCTTTTCTGTTAAAAGAAAAGAAAATGTTGAAAACATAAGTAATATTGCAGATTTTGAGCTTTTTGAAATTATAGAAAAAGTATATGAAAATGTTGATGATTCAATTAATAAAGTAGTTGATTTTTACATTAGAAATCTAATAAATACTTTTCCACCTTCTAAATTCATTAGAAATAAGTTTCTTTCCCTTTTTGATAAAGAACTAAAAATAGGTGATTTTCAATTTAGATTAATTATCCGTAGACATATTAGTTATTTAGATGGATTTAGATTAAGTGTTTTAGACGATTCAATTTTCAGTCTATCCCTAAGTCATAAGAAAATGATAAATGTATACATTACTAATATAATAATTAAGTATATTGATTTGTACAAAAACAATTATTTTAAAATATTTAATTATTTATCAAGAAAATCAATCTACAATAAAGAACATACGATTTTAGATTCAAATTACAATGTATTGGAACGATATAGAATAAATGCAAGAAAAGTATTGTTAGATAATGAAAAGGATATTTTTGACAGAATAATTGATAAAATTGAAAAGGTATAGTATATGGAAGTAGATTGGAATTGGTTTTTTTCAGCTTTTGCACAGAGTGGTGCTGCTATAATTGGGATTATAGCGGCTTTTGTTATTTCAAAAATTATTGGAGAGATAAATATAAAATACAATGTTGAAGAAAGGCATAAAAATTTATTAATAGATTATGAAAGCTTAAAAGATAGAATCTCATTAATTAATTTTGAACAAGTTGATGAAGTATCTATTAGAGAAAGTAAAAAAATAGCGGAAGAATTAGGTTTTACTGGGCTTGATTCCAAAAAGCGTTTAAATTTGTTGTATCGTATTGAGCCTTGCCTATTTAAAACTGAAAAATGTATAACTGTTTTAGATGAAGTATTAAATACTACCTCAAATAGTAAAGCAGTTCACCATAACTCCTTACTTTCGATGGACGAAATTAAAGTCATTAGAAAAGCAGTATATCATTTAAAAATAGAGTCTGAATCTATTATTAAACATTTTAGAATATTAAAAAACATAAGTATGAATTATAAATCAAAGCTTACATCTTTGAAATTTATAATATGTGTTCTTATTATTGGTTTCTTAATTACTGTAATTTACCCATTACATTTTATGCCTTTGAACTCAAATGAAGTCCCTTCTATTTCTTTTAAATTAATAGATATATACAGTAATTTTGTTTCATTTAAAGGGGGGTTATTAAGTTTATTCTTTATTACGATTAGTTCTATTTTGGTATATTTTCAATATATTATTTACAAAATAGAAATATACCATAAGAACAATATTAAAAGAATAAATGAAGACTATATTAATTTATTGAGCTATTGTAAATATTTCAATAACAATGCACAACAATGTATATAGTTTATGGCGGGTGAAGTACTAAATATGAGCATTTTAGATATAAATATACATTGGTGTAAGTTGAAAGATTTGTGTTTCAAAACCGCCACAAAACCATATACTTAACGTTGGGCGGCATTAGAAAACCCGAAAACACGTCAAGTATTTTGAGCTAATTACTTGACAATATTGAAAAAGTTAGTTATATTTGCAGTATGAATATTACAAAGAAAATAGAGAAAAAAATTAATAACATTGAAACAGGTGATACATTTACCTATAAAGAACTTGCGATAAAAAAAGAAGAATATTCAGCTGCAACAAAAACAATTGAGCGATTAATTAAGAAAGGAATAATTAAACGTATCTCTACCGGAATTTTTTACAAACCCAAACAATCTATTTTCGGTGAATTAAAACCTAATGAAGAAAAAATAATATCACCATATCTATTTAAAAACGGAAAAAGGATAGCATACATTACCGGTCTGTTGCTTTATAACAAAATGGGACTGACTACTCAAATTCCTAAGGAAATAAGTATTGCAAGTAACAAAAAACGAATATACATATCCAAGGGAAACATAAAAGCAAGTGCCGTTAAAAGTTATGTTGAAGTAACAGAAGAAAACTATAAACTTCTTGAACTTCTTGATACATTAAAAGATTTTAACAAGATACCTGATTTAGACAAAAAATCAGCTCTAATAATTTTGACGGATAAAATACTTGCACTAAATAAAAAACAAAAAAAAGAACTGATTGAAACTACACTTGAATATCCACCAAGAGTAAGAGCATTTCTTGGAGCATTGCTTGAAAATACAAATAAAAATATTAATACCAAAAGCTTGGATGACAGTCTTAATCCGCTATCAGAATATAGATTTGGTATTACAAAAGATATTTTACCAACAGTTGAAAAATGGAAAATTAAATGAACTTACATGAAAATAAAGAACTTTTTAAAGATGCAATAATAGCAACAGCACAGTTGAAAGGAATTGCAGAAATCTATATTGAAAAAGATTATTGGGTTACACTTGCTCTGTATTCCATTTTTTCAAAGGAGATAGGAAAGTCGTGTATTTTCAAAGGAGGAACAGCATTATCAAAATGTAATCATTTAATTGACCGCTTCTCAGAAGACATTGACATTGTATTGCTGAAACAAGGTAACAATAGTAGTAATCAACTGAAAAACAAGTTAAAGAAAATAACAAAAATAGTTAACGAACTCATTCCTGAAGTTGAAATACAAGGAATAACCAACAAAAAGGGAATGATAAGAAAAACAGCTCATAATTATCCTAAAATCTTTGAAGGTTTATTTGGGCAAGTTAGAGATAATTTAATTGTAGAAGCAACTTGGCTTGGAAGTTTTGAACCGTTTGAAAAAGGAAAAGTAAATTCATTGATTTATGAAATGACGATTGAAACAAATCAGCTTGAAATTGCAGATAAATATGGTATGAAACCTTTTGAAGTAAATGTTTTAAGCCCGAAAAGAACATTTTGTGAAAAAATAATGAGTTTAGTTCGTTTCTCATATACAAATTCACCAATCGAAGATTTGAATAACAAAATTAGACATGTCTACGATTTAAATCAAATGTTGAGAAATAAAGAAGTTGAATACTTTTTTAACTCAAAAGAATTTGAAGAATTGTTAGTTAATGTAGCAACTGATGATAGGTTGAGTTTTAAGAGCGGAAATGAATGGTTGAAAAATCACCCAACACAAGCTTTGATTTTCAAGGATAGTAAAGACGTTTGGAACAAATTAAAAACGAATTATTTTTCTACTTTCAGCAAATTGGTATATGGAGAGTTGCCGAAAGATGTTGAAATTCTGGAAACATTGAAAAAATTAACCGAAAGAATGAAAGACATAAAATGGAAAACAAAATAACGACCGCCCAACAATGTATGTAAAAAATAAGCGAGATAGCAGTAGCATCAAGGTTTGTAGTCCTTTTCACCTTTCTTTTTCGCAGAAAGATTTGTGCTTTGGAATCGCTTACTTTTCATATACCAACCGTCAGACTGTCTAAAAAAATCAACAATTTGCAGATAAAAATAATTTGTGTAAATGGCAAAAGTAAAATCACCAATTTTTCGCAATTGCAAATCTACAATTTTTCGCAATAGTAAATCACCACTTTTGTAGGTTTTTTTTTGGATTGTTCAATTATTTTTGAGCAAAGCAGAAATAGCTTTATATTTGACAAAAATTTAATCGGTGGTTTGGGTTTTTAGAGAGACTGTCGTTGTACACCATGGAGCAGTGCAGAAAGAGATTTGTAATAATTTTAAAAATCCTATCTTTGCAAAATTGAAAATAAAACGAATAATTTAAAAATGTCATTAAATAAAATTGAATATCAGAATTTACTAAATGATTTAGTTGCTCTAATCGAAAAGACTAAAACACAAGTAGTTTCTTATGCTAATAGTTCATTGACTGTATTGTTTTGGCATATTGGAAAACGAATTTTGACTCATAATTTACAAAATAAGAGAGCTGAATACGGAAAACAGATTGTCGTTACAGTGTCACGAGAATTAGTGAAAAATTTTGGGAAAAATTATGAAGAGAAAAATTTGCGTAGAATGATACAATTTGCAGAAAAATATCCTATTGTTGAAAATGTCGTTACACTGTCACGACATTTGTCATGGTCTCATTTTATAGCACTTATACCAATAAAAGAACAACAAGCAAGAAACTTTTATGCTAAGATTACATTTGAGAGTTCATTTGGAGTTCGTGAACTGAGAAAGCAAATTGAAAAGAAAGTTTACGAAAGAACTGAAAAATCAGATATTCAACTTTTTGATAATAAAGTGATTGACAAAGGGGTTTTTAAAGACCCGTATTTACTTGACTTTTTGGAACTCAAAGATGGTTATTTAGAAAATGATTTAGAAGCTGCAATTCTAAAAGAACTTGAATTATTTATATTAGAATTGGGAAGCGGTTTTACATTCGTTGAGCGACAGAAAAGAATGATAATTGACGGAGATGATTATAATTTGGATTTATTGTTTTATCACCGTAAGCTAAAGAGATTAGTTGCTATAGAACTGAAAATTGACAAATTCAAAGCAAAGGACAAAGGACAAATGGAGTTGTATTTGAAGTGGTTAGATAAATATGGAAAACAAGATGGAGAGCGACAACCGATTGGATTAATTCTTTGTGCAGTTGCAAGTAAAGAACAGATTGAACTTCTTGAATTGCACAAAGATGGAATAATGGTAGCGGAATATTGGACAGATTTGCCCTCGAAAGAAATCTTAGAAGCTAAGCTACATGAAGCCTTAATTGAAGCACGAGAACGAATTGAAAGAAAACAACTAAGACAATGACCCACAGTGTACAACACAGTATCTATTCAAGAGCGGTTTCTGTAGTTTGCAAAACTTTTTTACCTTTAAAAAACGGAAGCATTAAATTGAAAGTGCAGTGCTACGCAAACCCGCACTACGCTTATACTGAACCGCCAGACTGTCTAAAAACTATTAAAAAGCAATTATTTTGATGAGACAACAAAATGTATAATTTTAAAAAATAGCTATTTGGAAAATTATTTTTTGTTAATGGTGATAACCTTTCTTCAGATCCATAAAGCATAACTGATACCGATAATGGAGTAGTCATTGTTGCAACATCTACATCATCTGGAAAATTAAGTTCGAGTATTATTACAATAAATAGCTCGATAACAGGGACTTGGTCAAATAGTAATAGGTCAACTTTTATTTATTCTTTCGCTTTAATTTTTATTATCTTTGCACTATGCCAGAAATTAGTAGATTTTACGGAATTATAGTGAGGATGTTCTTTGATGATCATAATCCACCTCATTTTCATATATCATATCAAGATTATGATGCAATAATCCATATAGATAGTGGAATAATTAAAGGAGAAATGCCGAGAAGAGCACTTAACCTTGTTTATGCTTGGTTGGATTTGCATAAAGAAGAATTAACTGAAAATTGGAAATTAATCCAAGAAACAGGAGAGTTTAAAAAAATAGAACCATTAAAATAAGAAATTATGGAACTTTTAAAAATAACAAGAGCTAGGTATGTTGAAAAATACAAAATTGATTTATCATTTAATAATGATTATTCTGCCATAGTGGATTTAAAGGAAAAAATATTTTCAGACCACAGAAAAGTTTTTACTAAATTACAAGACATTGAATTTTTTAAGAAATTTTCAAAAAACAGATGGACAATTGAATGGGAAAATGGTGTTGATTTAGCACCTGAATATTTGTATAAACTAGCAAAAGAAGAAGAATAAAAGCCATAACAAAGGCTCATAAATAATTGCCTAAATAGTCGTAAAATCAAAGATTTAGCTATTATATAAAATATGTAATGACTTGAAAAAATATTGCTTCGAAATAGGCAACTATTCATAGCCAAACCGTCTAAAAACTATTAAAAAGCAATTATTTTAATAAGACAACAAAATGTATAATTTAAAAAAATAGCTATTTGCAGAATTACTGATTGGGTACAAATATCAATGTTTGGGGGTTTTTAGAGAGACTGCCGTTAGCATTAAGCATAAAAGCAGGTGTAATTGAAAATATATTTGCACGGTCGTATAAAATATATTATCTTTGCACGTGTAAACTAAAATATTGAATCATGAATACAAAATTAACATTGACAATTGAGCAATCAATTATTGAGAGAGCAAAATTATATGCGAAAGGAAAAGGACGTAGTTTGTCGGACATAATAGAAAACTATCTTAAAGCCATAACAACGGAACAGAGGGTTGCTGACGATATTTCACCGTTGATAAATTCATTACGTGGAAGTTTTAAAGCACCTGAATCTTTTGATTATAAAAAGGAATTGTCAAAAGGACTTTCCGAAAAATATATGGCATGAAAAGAATATTGATTGACACAGACGTGATCCTTGACTTTTTCTTCGACAGAAAACCTCATTCAGATAATGCAACAATAATATTAAACCTATGTCAACGAGGAGAACTGCAAGGATTTATCACAGCAGTTATAATTAGCAATACTTATTATTTGTTACGCAGGACTGCAAAGCATGAGAAAGTTATTGAAAAATTAAAGCAATTATTGACAATAACACCTGTATTACAAATGGACAGACAAGTAATTG includes:
- a CDS encoding DUF4160 domain-containing protein; translated protein: MPEISRFYGIIVRMFFDDHNPPHFHISYQDYDAIIHIDSGIIKGEMPRRALNLVYAWLDLHKEELTENWKLIQETGEFKKIEPLK
- a CDS encoding PDDEXK nuclease domain-containing protein codes for the protein MSLNKIEYQNLLNDLVALIEKTKTQVVSYANSSLTVLFWHIGKRILTHNLQNKRAEYGKQIVVTVSRELVKNFGKNYEEKNLRRMIQFAEKYPIVENVVTLSRHLSWSHFIALIPIKEQQARNFYAKITFESSFGVRELRKQIEKKVYERTEKSDIQLFDNKVIDKGVFKDPYLLDFLELKDGYLENDLEAAILKELELFILELGSGFTFVERQKRMIIDGDDYNLDLLFYHRKLKRLVAIELKIDKFKAKDKGQMELYLKWLDKYGKQDGERQPIGLILCAVASKEQIELLELHKDGIMVAEYWTDLPSKEILEAKLHEALIEARERIERKQLRQ
- a CDS encoding DUF6364 family protein, which translates into the protein MNTKLTLTIEQSIIERAKLYAKGKGRSLSDIIENYLKAITTEQRVADDISPLINSLRGSFKAPESFDYKKELSKGLSEKYMA
- a CDS encoding DUF2442 domain-containing protein, with product MELLKITRARYVEKYKIDLSFNNDYSAIVDLKEKIFSDHRKVFTKLQDIEFFKKFSKNRWTIEWENGVDLAPEYLYKLAKEEE
- a CDS encoding DUF6088 family protein; translated protein: MNITKKIEKKINNIETGDTFTYKELAIKKEEYSAATKTIERLIKKGIIKRISTGIFYKPKQSIFGELKPNEEKIISPYLFKNGKRIAYITGLLLYNKMGLTTQIPKEISIASNKKRIYISKGNIKASAVKSYVEVTEENYKLLELLDTLKDFNKIPDLDKKSALIILTDKILALNKKQKKELIETTLEYPPRVRAFLGALLENTNKNINTKSLDDSLNPLSEYRFGITKDILPTVEKWKIK
- a CDS encoding nucleotidyl transferase AbiEii/AbiGii toxin family protein, which encodes MNLHENKELFKDAIIATAQLKGIAEIYIEKDYWVTLALYSIFSKEIGKSCIFKGGTALSKCNHLIDRFSEDIDIVLLKQGNNSSNQLKNKLKKITKIVNELIPEVEIQGITNKKGMIRKTAHNYPKIFEGLFGQVRDNLIVEATWLGSFEPFEKGKVNSLIYEMTIETNQLEIADKYGMKPFEVNVLSPKRTFCEKIMSLVRFSYTNSPIEDLNNKIRHVYDLNQMLRNKEVEYFFNSKEFEELLVNVATDDRLSFKSGNEWLKNHPTQALIFKDSKDVWNKLKTNYFSTFSKLVYGELPKDVEILETLKKLTERMKDIKWKTK
- a CDS encoding PIN domain-containing protein translates to MKRILIDTDVILDFFFDRKPHSDNATIILNLCQRGELQGFITAVIISNTYYLLRRTAKHEKVIEKLKQLLTITPVLQMDRQVIEKALNSEFKDFEDALQNFSAINYGKIEVIITRNVKDYKKSEIGVLTPESFVKLINA